The proteins below come from a single Elusimicrobiota bacterium genomic window:
- a CDS encoding RluA family pseudouridine synthase codes for MKRVLVVKPEYSGKRVDRFLAENNKDYSRSFFQMLINQKMVLVNNRSVESSSILSEGQTVEVEFPENIPTAVVPENISLDIVYEDNDIVVINKPAGMVVHPACGNKTGTLANALVYRYKQLPVGDELYRPGLVHRLDKGTSGTIIVAKTEPARYALIKQFEKRLVEKTYLAVVHGVFEERRGTIDAPIGRNLINRKVMEVSSLNSRDAVTEYSVMFNLGKYTVVIAKPKTGRTHQIRVHFVSIGHPIVGDIDYNRFPEDSMLAERPMLHAWKLSVIHPRKKQRMEFVSPLPEDFELLIKRVNQGKKVRILV; via the coding sequence ATGAAGCGTGTTTTAGTTGTTAAGCCGGAGTATAGTGGTAAAAGAGTTGACCGTTTTTTAGCTGAGAATAACAAGGATTACTCACGTAGTTTTTTTCAAATGCTGATAAACCAAAAGATGGTATTGGTGAATAATCGCAGTGTCGAGAGTTCGTCTATCCTGAGTGAAGGGCAAACTGTAGAAGTTGAATTTCCAGAGAATATTCCAACTGCAGTCGTGCCGGAAAATATTTCATTAGATATTGTTTATGAAGATAACGATATTGTGGTCATAAATAAACCCGCAGGGATGGTGGTTCATCCAGCATGCGGGAATAAAACAGGGACTTTAGCAAACGCGTTGGTATATCGTTACAAACAATTGCCGGTGGGTGATGAACTTTACCGCCCGGGACTCGTGCACAGGCTGGATAAAGGGACCTCAGGGACTATTATTGTAGCTAAAACTGAACCAGCGAGGTATGCATTGATAAAACAGTTTGAGAAGCGTTTAGTAGAAAAAACGTATCTTGCGGTTGTACATGGCGTATTTGAAGAACGCCGTGGGACTATTGATGCGCCGATAGGGCGTAATTTAATAAACCGTAAAGTTATGGAAGTAAGTTCATTAAACAGCCGTGATGCTGTAACTGAATACTCGGTAATGTTCAACCTTGGAAAGTATACAGTTGTGATAGCAAAACCTAAGACAGGACGTACACATCAAATACGCGTGCATTTCGTGTCTATAGGGCATCCTATAGTAGGGGATATCGATTATAACAGGTTCCCTGAAGATTCTATGCTGGCAGAACGTCCGATGTTACACGCGTGGAAATTGTCAGTGATTCATCCACGGAAAAAACAAAGAATGGAATTTGTGTCGCCCTTACCGGAAGATTTTGAATTACTCATAAAACGAGTCAATCAAGGAAAAAAAGTTAGGATTTTGGTATAA
- the lgt gene encoding prolipoprotein diacylglyceryl transferase, producing MYPILLKLGSVTFYTYGLFYAIGLMVAAWVVLVQTRKDKVDDNLVYDLIFCIILGILIGARIFYVIMNLGYYLKEPLKVLALWEGGLYFHGGLIGGILAGVVFALIKKISIFEYFDYFAPAVAVGHAMGRIGCFFAGCCYGKPTGFFMHIVFTNENSLAPTGIPLHPAQVYSAIGDFCIFLALWLRRGKKRYKGQLLIEYLMMFSCFRYFIEFLRGDDRGVGIAGLSVTQVVSVVVFAVALVISVYMTKKIVKPQKDLRQ from the coding sequence CGTAACTTTCTATACTTATGGTTTGTTTTATGCGATTGGCTTGATGGTTGCTGCATGGGTGGTACTGGTTCAGACACGGAAAGATAAGGTTGACGATAATCTTGTATACGACCTAATATTTTGTATCATACTCGGTATTCTGATAGGTGCGCGGATATTTTATGTGATAATGAATTTAGGATACTACCTCAAAGAACCGTTAAAAGTACTGGCGTTATGGGAAGGCGGATTGTATTTCCATGGTGGGCTTATTGGCGGGATACTTGCCGGGGTTGTATTTGCTTTGATAAAAAAGATCAGTATCTTTGAATATTTTGATTACTTCGCGCCGGCAGTTGCGGTTGGGCATGCGATGGGACGGATTGGATGTTTCTTCGCGGGTTGTTGTTATGGCAAACCAACAGGGTTTTTTATGCATATTGTTTTTACCAATGAAAACTCACTAGCACCAACGGGGATACCGTTGCATCCCGCACAAGTATATTCCGCAATCGGAGATTTCTGTATTTTCTTGGCACTGTGGTTACGTAGAGGTAAAAAAAGGTATAAAGGGCAGTTGTTGATTGAGTACCTTATGATGTTTTCGTGTTTCAGGTATTTTATTGAATTTTTGAGAGGTGACGACCGCGGGGTTGGTATTGCCGGGTTGTCAGTTACTCAGGTGGTATCGGTTGTTGTGTTTGCAGTTGCGTTGGTGATAAGCGTGTATATGACAAAAAAAATTGTTAAACCGCAGAAGGATCTAAGACAATGA